One window of Catonella massiliensis genomic DNA carries:
- the cdd gene encoding cytidine deaminase: MDYKELVKMALEAREMSYSPYSNFKVGAALLTKNGKVYKGCNIENAAYSPGNCAERTAIFKAVSEGEKDFAAIAIVGGPADNNELTICPPCGVCRQVINEFVDCEEFDIVLGTNKPEDMRVFKLKELLPLGFGPGDLAK; this comes from the coding sequence ATGGACTACAAAGAATTGGTAAAAATGGCACTTGAAGCCAGAGAAATGTCTTATTCTCCATATTCTAACTTTAAGGTAGGAGCTGCCCTCCTCACTAAGAATGGCAAGGTATATAAGGGCTGTAATATTGAAAATGCAGCTTATTCACCTGGAAACTGTGCAGAAAGAACAGCTATATTTAAGGCTGTCAGCGAGGGGGAGAAAGACTTTGCGGCCATTGCAATAGTAGGTGGTCCCGCCGATAACAACGAACTAACCATCTGTCCGCCTTGTGGGGTTTGCAGACAGGTCATCAATGAGTTTGTAGACTGTGAAGAGTTTGACATTGTACTGGGAACAAATAAGCCTGAGGATATGAGGGTATTTAAGCTTAAGGAACTTCTGCCACTTGGATTTGGGCCGGGAGACCTTGCCAAATAA
- a CDS encoding phosphopentomutase, with the protein MIRFKRVFLIVIDSMGIGAMPDAEKFGDVGVDTLGHISDTVEHFNIPNLRKLGLANLKPLSKVEPVDKPLAYYCALKEKSNGKDTMTGHWEMMGIHTTTPFVTFTDTGFPKELLDELSKRCGKEIIGNKSASGTEILEELAETEINEGKMIVYTSADSVLQICGNEETFDLANLYRCCEIARELCMKDEWKVGRVIARPYVGKKKGEFKRTANRHDYAVKPPIDTALNALKDAGLDVISIGKINDIFVTEGITEAYKSNSSVHGMEQTIEEAKKDFKGLCFVNLVDFDALWGHRRDPIGYGDEIEKFDVKLGELLDVMREDDLLIITADHGNDPTYTGTDHTREKVPFLAYSKSLNGSGSIPERETFADMGATIAENFGVKMPEGTIGTSMLEELV; encoded by the coding sequence ATGATTAGATTTAAGCGTGTATTTTTGATAGTTATTGACTCTATGGGCATTGGAGCAATGCCGGATGCAGAGAAGTTTGGCGATGTTGGTGTAGATACCTTGGGACATATATCTGATACAGTTGAACATTTTAACATACCTAATCTTAGAAAATTAGGACTTGCCAATCTAAAGCCACTTAGCAAGGTAGAGCCTGTTGATAAGCCTCTTGCTTATTATTGTGCACTTAAAGAAAAGAGTAACGGCAAGGATACTATGACAGGACACTGGGAGATGATGGGAATCCACACTACAACTCCTTTTGTAACCTTTACTGATACAGGCTTTCCAAAGGAGCTTTTAGATGAATTATCAAAGCGCTGTGGGAAAGAAATCATAGGAAACAAGAGTGCTTCGGGAACTGAGATTCTTGAAGAGCTTGCAGAAACAGAGATAAATGAAGGCAAGATGATAGTGTATACATCTGCTGACTCTGTGCTTCAGATATGTGGAAATGAGGAGACCTTTGACCTTGCCAATCTTTATAGATGCTGTGAAATAGCCAGAGAGCTGTGTATGAAGGATGAATGGAAGGTTGGAAGAGTTATTGCAAGACCTTATGTAGGCAAGAAGAAGGGTGAGTTTAAAAGAACTGCGAACCGCCATGATTACGCAGTTAAACCTCCTATTGATACTGCTCTTAATGCGCTTAAAGATGCCGGCCTTGATGTGATTTCCATAGGTAAGATAAACGATATCTTTGTCACAGAGGGTATCACAGAGGCATATAAGTCTAACAGCTCGGTTCATGGTATGGAGCAGACTATAGAAGAAGCAAAGAAAGACTTTAAGGGGCTTTGTTTTGTAAACCTTGTTGATTTTGATGCACTTTGGGGACATAGAAGGGATCCTATAGGCTATGGTGATGAGATAGAGAAGTTTGACGTAAAGCTTGGAGAACTCTTAGATGTGATGCGTGAAGATGACTTACTTATAATCACTGCCGACCATGGCAATGATCCTACCTATACAGGAACCGACCATACCAGAGAAAAGGTGCCTTTCCTTGCATATTCAAAGAGCTTAAATGGATCAGGCAGCATACCTGAAAGAGAGACATTTGCAGATATGGGAGCTACCATTGCTGAGAATTTTGGAGTTAAGATGCCTGAGGGAACCATTGGAACTTCAATGCTTGAAGAATTAGTATAG
- a CDS encoding Crp/Fnr family transcriptional regulator, protein MSDLDNVWKYLSKDSHEYLEQFLKNAPRWLLEEFREVSLPKDTEFVTENDNAGTVYILLTGIVKGSDLRVFPIAYDFMRFYPIEVFGGMEFVLEEETYRTTLVTVTNCRFLKLSREHFAKWVSNDINAMKMFTEAMTKYLLEQCRKERLFLFLQGEDRVLLFLHDFYEKNHLGDKVIINMSRNDLARGTALSVRTVNRTVKDFIEEGLLMKKGRKLVLPFEKYKEIKNRLADKIEIA, encoded by the coding sequence ATGAGTGATTTGGATAATGTATGGAAATATCTAAGTAAGGACAGTCACGAATACTTAGAACAGTTCTTAAAAAATGCACCTAGGTGGCTGCTTGAAGAATTCAGAGAGGTTTCACTGCCAAAGGATACAGAATTTGTCACTGAAAATGATAATGCAGGAACTGTATATATATTGCTCACAGGGATCGTAAAGGGAAGTGACTTAAGGGTATTTCCTATAGCATATGACTTTATGAGATTCTACCCGATAGAGGTCTTTGGTGGCATGGAATTTGTACTGGAAGAAGAAACCTACAGAACTACTCTTGTAACAGTTACAAACTGCCGCTTTCTTAAGCTATCAAGAGAGCATTTCGCCAAATGGGTATCAAATGATATAAATGCAATGAAGATGTTTACTGAAGCTATGACAAAATATCTCTTAGAGCAATGTAGAAAGGAAAGATTGTTTCTTTTCCTTCAGGGTGAAGATAGAGTTCTGCTGTTTTTACACGACTTCTATGAGAAAAATCATCTGGGAGATAAAGTAATTATCAACATGAGCAGAAATGATTTGGCAAGAGGAACCGCACTTTCAGTGAGGACTGTTAACCGTACTGTGAAAGACTTCATAGAAGAAGGATTGTTAATGAAAAAAGGCAGAAAACTGGTGCTGCCATTTGAGAAGTATAAAGAAATCAAAAACAGGCTTGCTGATAAGATTGAAATAGCCTGA
- a CDS encoding metallophosphoesterase, whose product MVLGKGLYIKKYQVYSPKLPLSFDGFRFIFISDLHGKKYGKNNTKLLEMIYKAKPDCILIGGDMVVGGISRRCKEGYRPLSKETVNTSIDLIAELTPKYTVIHALGNHEEKLHPALWDEYKSKLKELNVKLLDNEKFSFHRENDDCIDIYGLSLGKENYPKFRRNKLSLDSVEEKLGAKGGNYTILMAHSPLYFETYSRWKADLTLSGHLHGGIMRLPLVGGVIGPDFFIFPKYSGGFYTENGSNMIVSCGAGTHTINLRVFNPPEITLVELKFGEKLHGN is encoded by the coding sequence TTGGTCTTAGGTAAAGGATTATATATAAAAAAATATCAGGTATACTCACCGAAGTTACCTTTATCCTTTGATGGATTTAGATTTATATTTATTTCGGATTTACATGGAAAAAAATATGGGAAAAACAATACAAAGCTGCTTGAGATGATATATAAAGCAAAGCCTGACTGTATACTAATAGGCGGTGATATGGTTGTTGGTGGAATAAGCAGGAGATGTAAGGAGGGTTATAGACCTCTTTCAAAAGAAACAGTTAATACTTCTATAGATTTGATAGCTGAACTTACACCTAAGTACACTGTTATTCATGCGCTTGGCAATCACGAGGAGAAGCTTCATCCTGCACTTTGGGATGAATATAAATCAAAGCTTAAAGAGCTAAATGTAAAACTACTGGATAATGAAAAATTCAGCTTTCATAGAGAAAATGATGACTGTATAGACATTTACGGACTAAGTTTGGGTAAAGAGAATTATCCAAAATTTAGAAGAAATAAATTATCGTTAGATAGTGTGGAAGAAAAACTCGGAGCAAAGGGTGGCAACTACACTATACTTATGGCACATTCACCGCTTTATTTTGAGACTTACAGCAGGTGGAAGGCTGACCTAACCCTTTCAGGGCATTTACATGGCGGGATTATGCGTCTGCCACTTGTTGGGGGAGTGATAGGGCCTGACTTTTTTATATTTCCTAAATACTCAGGAGGCTTTTATACAGAAAATGGCAGCAATATGATAGTTTCCTGTGGTGCAGGCACCCATACCATCAACTTAAGGGTGTTTAACCCACCCGAGATTACTCTTGTAGAATTGAAATTTGGAGAGAAATTACATGGGAATTGA
- the scpB gene encoding SMC-Scp complex subunit ScpB: MELKILKAKIEAILFAIGKSVRLTAIAEAVELDEDTVKKVIHTMMDEYEDEGHGISIIELEDSFQMCTKAEMYETLIKVTNVPKKHNLTDALLETLSIVAYKQPVTRADIEAIRGVKSDHAVNKLIEYGLIEEAGRLQAPGKPLVFGTTEDFLRSFGIKSLEDLPVIGQEAEDEFKLEAEKEAQLSFEDLEKID; encoded by the coding sequence GTGGAATTGAAGATACTTAAGGCTAAGATAGAGGCCATACTTTTTGCAATAGGCAAATCAGTAAGGCTTACAGCTATTGCCGAAGCGGTCGAGCTGGATGAAGATACAGTTAAGAAGGTCATCCATACTATGATGGATGAATATGAAGATGAGGGGCATGGAATCAGTATAATAGAGCTTGAAGATTCATTTCAAATGTGTACCAAGGCAGAGATGTATGAAACTCTAATAAAGGTGACTAATGTGCCTAAAAAGCACAACCTTACAGATGCTTTGCTTGAAACCCTTTCAATAGTTGCTTACAAACAGCCTGTAACCAGGGCTGATATTGAAGCTATAAGAGGAGTTAAGTCAGACCATGCAGTTAACAAGCTTATTGAATACGGACTTATTGAGGAAGCAGGCAGGCTCCAGGCACCGGGTAAGCCTTTAGTTTTTGGTACCACAGAGGATTTCCTGCGCTCTTTTGGCATAAAGTCACTTGAGGATTTGCCTGTTATTGGACAGGAAGCAGAAGATGAGTTTAAGCTTGAGGCTGAAAAAGAAGCTCAGCTTTCATTTGAGGATTTAGAAAAAATTGACTAA
- a CDS encoding segregation and condensation protein A → MGIEVKLEVFEGPLDLLLHLIEKNKIDIYDIPIAEITDQYMEYVNQMKTADLDTMSDFLLVAAQLINIKSRMLLPKEEKENGEEIDPREDLVKRLIEYKMYKYSAELLKGKGDFASSYLFKEPTIPKEVAEYAPKPEIQEIIGDLTLAKLHNIYNFVIKKQTDKTDPIRSSFGKIKKEPISLSESIGELQSFAKEHKSFSFKEFLINQPSRLHVVVSFLAVLELMKVGAIKAVQDDNVSDILIEFVEEKMFTKEDYKNMGE, encoded by the coding sequence ATGGGAATTGAAGTTAAGCTTGAAGTATTTGAAGGTCCTCTTGACCTCTTGCTTCATCTCATTGAGAAAAATAAAATAGACATTTATGATATACCTATAGCTGAGATTACAGACCAGTACATGGAATATGTCAATCAGATGAAAACGGCTGACCTTGATACGATGAGTGACTTTCTTTTGGTTGCAGCACAGCTTATAAACATTAAGTCACGGATGTTGTTGCCAAAGGAAGAGAAGGAAAACGGCGAGGAGATTGATCCAAGAGAGGACCTTGTAAAGAGGCTTATTGAATACAAGATGTATAAATACTCTGCTGAGCTTCTTAAAGGAAAAGGAGATTTTGCTTCCTCCTACCTCTTTAAGGAGCCTACCATCCCTAAAGAGGTTGCTGAATATGCGCCAAAGCCTGAAATTCAGGAAATTATAGGTGACTTGACTCTTGCGAAGCTACATAACATTTATAATTTTGTTATCAAAAAACAGACAGATAAAACCGATCCTATCAGAAGCTCGTTCGGAAAGATTAAAAAAGAGCCTATAAGCCTGTCTGAGTCTATTGGTGAGCTTCAAAGCTTCGCAAAAGAGCATAAATCCTTTAGCTTTAAGGAATTTCTTATAAACCAGCCTTCAAGACTGCACGTAGTTGTGAGCTTTCTTGCTGTGCTTGAGCTTATGAAGGTTGGAGCCATAAAGGCAGTTCAGGATGATAATGTTTCGGACATTTTGATAGAATTTGTTGAAGAGAAGATGTTTACCAAAGAAGATTATAAGAACATGGGAGAGTAA
- the deoD gene encoding purine-nucleoside phosphorylase has protein sequence MPIPTPHIRAKEGDFAKTVLMPGDPLRAKYIAETYLENPVLVTDVRNMLGFTGTYKGKRVSVMGGGMGMPSIGIYSHELFNFYGVENIIRIGSAGSISESCPVRSVVIAQAACTNSSWAKQYEIPGTYAPIANYGLLSSAVEIAKKQGTPTVVGNVLSSDPFYCDLKDPHSAWIKMGVLCVEMEAAALYMEAARSKKNALAILTISDNIITGEELSSDERQTGFGKMMELALELA, from the coding sequence ATGCCAATACCAACACCACATATCAGAGCCAAAGAGGGAGATTTTGCAAAGACTGTGCTTATGCCGGGAGATCCACTTAGGGCAAAGTATATAGCCGAGACCTACCTTGAGAATCCGGTTCTTGTTACAGATGTTAGAAATATGCTTGGTTTCACAGGTACTTATAAGGGTAAGAGAGTATCTGTAATGGGCGGAGGTATGGGTATGCCTTCAATCGGAATTTACTCTCACGAGCTTTTTAACTTTTATGGAGTAGAAAATATAATAAGAATTGGTTCCGCAGGCTCTATAAGCGAAAGCTGTCCTGTTAGAAGCGTCGTAATAGCACAGGCTGCCTGCACCAATTCCTCTTGGGCCAAGCAGTACGAGATACCGGGAACTTATGCTCCTATTGCTAACTACGGACTACTTTCATCAGCTGTAGAGATAGCTAAAAAACAGGGAACACCTACAGTTGTTGGAAATGTACTTTCTTCCGATCCTTTCTATTGCGACCTTAAGGATCCTCATAGTGCTTGGATAAAGATGGGCGTTCTTTGTGTTGAGATGGAAGCAGCCGCCCTTTATATGGAAGCTGCAAGGAGTAAGAAGAATGCCCTTGCTATACTTACAATATCAGACAATATTATCACAGGTGAAGAACTAAGCTCTGACGAAAGACAAACAGGCTTTGGAAAGATGATGGAGCTTGCACTTGAATTAGCTTAA
- a CDS encoding Fur family transcriptional regulator, producing MTSEQVIERLKLDGCRITKQRRLIIDVIMNNDFNSCKDIYYQVAEKDKTVGMATVYRMIRQLEDMGIVHRIDTIEVVNL from the coding sequence ATGACGAGTGAACAGGTTATTGAGAGACTGAAGTTAGACGGATGCCGGATTACTAAACAGCGCAGGCTTATCATTGATGTTATCATGAACAATGACTTTAATTCCTGTAAAGATATTTATTATCAAGTTGCTGAAAAGGATAAGACAGTCGGTATGGCAACTGTATACAGGATGATAAGGCAGCTTGAGGATATGGGAATAGTACACAGGATAGATACAATCGAAGTAGTTAATTTATAA
- the deoC gene encoding deoxyribose-phosphate aldolase — protein MTQKEMLTHVDHTLLTQTASWEEIKQILDDAMKYKVASACIPASYVKEASDYVDGKLAICTVIGFPNGYDTTASKVFMAKDAINNGAMEVDMVINIGWLKDKRYDELEAEIRAIKEAVGNKILKVIIETCLLTDEEKIKMCEIVTKAGADYIKTSTGFSKAGATFDDIKLFSEHVGKNVRIKAAGGISSLEDAYKFLELGADRLGTSRIVKLVKGQEATGY, from the coding sequence ATGACACAAAAGGAAATGCTAACCCATGTTGACCACACTTTACTTACACAGACAGCTTCATGGGAAGAGATTAAACAGATTTTAGATGATGCTATGAAGTATAAGGTTGCATCTGCCTGTATACCGGCAAGTTATGTAAAAGAAGCTTCCGATTATGTTGACGGAAAGCTTGCAATCTGTACAGTAATAGGCTTTCCAAATGGTTATGACACCACTGCATCCAAAGTGTTTATGGCTAAGGATGCCATAAATAATGGTGCCATGGAAGTAGACATGGTCATCAACATTGGCTGGCTGAAGGATAAAAGATACGATGAACTTGAAGCAGAGATTAGAGCGATAAAAGAAGCTGTAGGAAATAAGATTCTTAAAGTAATAATTGAGACCTGCCTGCTCACCGATGAAGAGAAAATAAAGATGTGTGAGATTGTAACCAAGGCTGGCGCTGATTACATTAAAACCTCTACAGGTTTTAGCAAAGCAGGTGCTACCTTTGATGACATTAAACTCTTTAGTGAGCATGTCGGTAAAAATGTAAGGATTAAGGCTGCCGGTGGTATATCAAGTCTTGAGGATGCGTATAAGTTTCTTGAGCTTGGTGCAGACAGACTGGGTACAAGCAGGATAGTAAAATTAGTTAAAGGACAGGAGGCGACAGGATATTAA